Genomic window (Rossellomorea aquimaris):
GTATTCACCATTGTCACAATGCTGCTCATTCTTATTCTTGGAGGAGTTTCCCTCCTCCGAATCCCATTAAAGCTCATTCCTGACCTAAATCCTCCAGTTGGGGTCGTCGTGACCAATTATCCTGGCGCCAGTCCTGAAGAAGTGGTGGAAAAGTTGACAAAGCCACTGGAAGAAAGCTTGTCCACTTTACCGGGAATGAAAAACATCCAATCTACTTCAAGGGAAGGCTCAAACTTCATTCTCCTTGAATTTTCATGGACAACTTCCATTGATGAGATAGAAAATGATGTACTTCAAAGAATGGATCAAACTCCACTTCCAGATGGGGCGGATAATCCCAGGTTTCTTAAGTTCGATCCGGCCCAATTTCCAATCATTCAATTCTCGTTACGTGAAGAGGGTAAGGAAAGTAATTTAAAAACGCTATCAGAGAATTTGAAGTTGGAATTAACCCGGGTTGAAGGAGTGGCCAATGTAAACGTTTCAGGTTCACTCCAGGATGAAGTGGTCATTGAATTAAATCAACAAGCGCTGAAAGATAATCGTCTAAGTCAATCTGACGTTATTAACACGATTAGAGCAAATAATGTAACATCGCCTGGGGATACCATAGAAACTGATGGACAAACCTTAACCACCCGTGTTATGAGTGAATTACAATCCGTGGATGAACTGGAAAAATTGGTGCTGCTAGTGAATCCTCAAAATGGTAAGAAGATTACCCTAGGGGAAGTGGCGACTGTTGAGAAAAAGCAACAGGACACGAATACGATCACTCGTGCCAATCAGGAATCTGCCATCCTGTTTAGTGTGTTACAACAATCCGACGCAAACACGGCTTCTGTTTCAAAAGCATTTCAAGATGAGTTGGATCGTCTACTTCAACAAGACCAATACAAATCAATCAAAGCGGACATTCTCTTTGATCAGGGCGACTACATTACCCAAGCGATAGGAAATATTGCAAATTCCCTTATCATTGGTGGGGCTTTTGCCATGCTTGTTCTATTTCTATTCCTGAAGAATGTAAAGAGCCCGTTAATCATCGGAGTGGCGATTCCATATTCTGTTATCGTTACATTTGTCTTAATGTTCTTTGCTGACTTTGCTTTGAATATCATGACTCTCGGAGCACTTGCCCTTGGAATTGGAATGCTTGTGGATAATGCCATTGTTGTAATTGAAAATATTTACCGGCACCTATCCCTTGGGAAAACACCTAGAGAGGCTGCGAGTATCGGAGCCAAAGAAGTGGGTGGAGCCATTACGGCATCTACTCTAACAACAGTTGCAGTGTTTTTACCTGTTGTCTTTATTTCAGGTTTGCTTGGTGAATTATTTACCGAATTTGCTTTGACCATTTCATTTAGCTTATTAGCATCCCTCGTTGTAGCCTTAACGGTCATCCCGATGTTGGCAAGCAGATTATTGAAGAAGCCTAAAGGAAATCTCGAAGCGAAGCGCAGGCGCTCAAAGAGCAGAAAAACATTTGCCAGGTCTGTCAAATGGGCCCTTCGTCACAGATTCATCGTCCTGTTTATTACGGCTCTTACTCTTGTCGCGGGCGGTTTCGGCTTAACGACAGTAGGAACACAGTTTTTACCTCCTACGGATGAAGGGTTTTTCAATATGAGAGTCGAATTAGAAAATGGCGCATCCGTGGAAGAGACGAACAAAGTTGTAAATGCAATTGAAGATAGGCTGGAAAAAGAAAAAGATGTTGATGTTTTTGTTAGCCTGGTCGGTACAACTCAGGAAGAGTCCTTTAGAGGAAGTTCAAAAGGGAATATTGCTGAAGTGTACGTAAAAATGAAGCCTTTAGAAGATCGTGGGAGATCCATATTCACTTTTGCAGATGAAGTAAAACCTGAGATAGAGAAAGCTGCAAAAAAGGTAAATGATTCATCGGAAATTTCTTTTAACCTCCAGTCCACATCAGGTTCTAGTCCTCAAACCCTGACGTTCAATTTAAGGGATACAGATCCAAATCGATTGGATCAATCTGTTGATGCATTATTCAATTCTTTGAAGGGTATGGAAAACGTATCAGAAGTGACCACGGATCAAATGGAAACGGTCAAAGAAGTCCAAATGAAAGTGAACCGTGACAAAGCTCTCGAACAAGGGTTGGCACCAGCTCAGATAGGCACCCTTGTACAGGACGTAACACGAGGTGTATTGGCGACTCAAATGGTTACAGAGACGTCTGATGTAATAAATGTCCTCGTTCAATATGACCGTAATATTACTGAGAATCTGGACTCACTAAAAAAACTTCTTATCCCTAACGGACAAGGAAAGTATATTCAATTAAATTCTGTAGTAGATTTCTCGATAGAAGATGGTCCTGTCAGTATACAAAGAATCGATCAGCAGCACGCAGTTCAATTCACTTTGAAGTATTCATCGTCCACCAATCTCGGCGCAATCTCGAAAGATGTGGATGAGAAGATTGAATCATTGGAACTCCCGAATGAGACGTTGGTTTCATTCAGTGGTGACAGGGAGTTACTGGAAGACTCAATTGACGATATGGCACTTGCACTGGGACTGGCAATTGTTCTTGTCTATATGGTCATGGCTGCACAGTTTGAATCATTTAAGTATCCATTTGTCATTATGTTTACAGTGCCGCTAATGGTCATCGGGGTCGCAATAGCGCTGGCGGTAACTCAAACACCTATAAGCATTTCAGCGATTATTGGGGTCATAGTCCTGGCAGGCATTGTTGTAAACAATGCGATTGTGATTGTCGATTACATCAACCAGCGTAAAGAATCCGGAATCAATAGCTTTGATAGTATTGTTGAAGCAGTTCAAGACCGGGCACGGCCGATACTAATGACCGCATTGACGACGATACTTGGCCTGTTACCACTTGCCCTGGGACTCGGTGAAGGTACTGAGATCAATCAGCCGATGGGTATAGCCGTCATTGGCGGGTTAATAAGCAGTACACTGTTAACGATTTATGTCATTCCGATTGTATATAGTTTCTTTGATAAAGAAACGAGAAGAATGAAGAGAAATCCTGAAGCATACGGTAATAAAGAATAGTCAAAATCAAACGAGCTAACCTGACAGCTAAGTAGTCACCTCCTTATATCGAGCAGGTACATTAGACTTCAGGTTAGCTTTTTGTATTACCCATTTTGAAAGAAGTCCTTGGCGGGGGGAAACGAAATGAAGAAAGGGAAATATTTAATCACGGGGTTTCCAGGGTTTTTGAGTCTTAATATTGTGGAAGAATTAAGTAGTCAAGAGAAGGCATCAACGATCTACTTGCTTCATTTAGACACTATGACTGAAGAAGCAGAGGAATTAGCCGGTAAGCTTGCAGGAAACAAAGGAACCGACCTCATTTTAGTGAAGGGAGACATTACACAACCGGATCTTGGAATGTCAGAAGGAAAAATAGGTGAAATACGCGAAACAGTGGAGTATGTCTGGCACTTAGCTGCCATCTATGATCTTGCCGTGCCTGAAAATCTTGCATATAAAGTAAATGTCGAGGGAACACGACACGTTAATTCTTTCTGTAAAACTCTTCACCAATTAAAGAGATACGTTTATTTTTCTACTGCGTTTGTGGCCGGTACACGTAAAGGAGAGGTGTATGAGAAGGAGCTTGAGTATCCACCCAGCTTTAATAATTTCTACGAAAAGACAAAGTATGAAGCAGAGGTATTAGTGGAAGAACTCAAGGAAATCCTGCCGATTACCATCATCCGCCCCGGTATCGTTAAAGGAAGTTCAAAGACGGGTGAGACAGTTAAATTTGATGGTCCGTATTTTATTATGAATATGTTTAAGCGATTATCCTTTTTACCTTGGATACCCTTTCTCGGAGAAGGAAATGCCCTCATCAATATCGTTCCCGTCGAATATGTCGTCAGAGCTTCTATATACCTCGGCCACGAAGGGATCGGAACAGGAAAAACCTATCATCTTACCGATCCACAACCAGTTACGGTAAACGAAGTATATGAACAGATTCTATGGCATATGTACAAGAAACAGCCGCGGGGAAGAGTTCCCTTATCTCTTTCCAATTGGGCACTTGGCTTTCGGTTTGTACGAAGATATTTGAGGGTTGAACGTGAAGCGCTTGATTATTTTACACTTGAGGGAAGGTTTAATTGTCAATATGCTCAAGAAGACTTAAGAGGATCTCACATTCAATGCCCAACCCTCTCAAGCCAAATTGAAAAAATGGTTGAATTTTATCTTGAACATTCCTCTAACGAAAAATTACATGTGAAGATTAATTAATGTAGTTTTCATGAAGAATGTTAGATAGTGTCATAATCCTCGTAATAATTGGGAGGGAAATGGTAAAAATAATGGGAGAAGCATCAATAGGAGGATTCTCAAGATGTCATTTTCCCTTACGCAATATCCAATCCGGTACATACATCCTATAGTTCATTTCCTTCAAGGCAAATTGCTGGGATGCCCATGAAAACCTCTATTACAAAATTAGAAGGAATTCTATGGAGCATTGCTCTCCCTGGTTTTCCGCAATTGCTGGTAGGACTTTGGTTTAAGGGAACGTTATTTGTGCTTCTTGAGATTATCATCAATGTCCAGAGTAACTTCAATCAAGGGATTATGTATAGTTTTTTAGGGGAAACCCATAAAGCAGCTTCTGTAATTGATTATCAATGGTTAATGTTTTATCCATGTCTTTATATGTTTGCAATGTGGGATGCTTATAAGCTTGCTCAAACCAAGGAAGAACCTTATATATTTTTACCTTTTGTGTTGTCTGCGTATATGGTGACCGTTGGCTTGATGTACTCTCCTAAGGTATATTTGTTTGGTGAATTTATCGGACCTATCTTTCTGCCGATGTTGTTTGTGATTCCCGGGGTGGTACTTGGGCTAATCATTCGATCTATCCTCATCAGAATCCATTAAGTTTTATCTCTTTACGAAACGTCATTCATGAGGTAAGATATGGCTATACAACTTAAACGTTTTCTACCTGTCAAAGGGGAGTAGCTATAGGTGACACACCTAAACAAAGTCGTCAGTTCATGGATTATTCCATCGGCTTTGTTGGCATAATCGATTATGCTCAGCAAGACCTTTGCCTTATTTAGGCAAGGGTCTTTTTATTTTATAAAAATCCTTGCCTATTGGAAAACTAACTGTGTAAATAGGAGGGACTTACATTAATGGATGCTTCAATGTTATTGGAATATGGTTGGGTACTGCTCATCCTTGTTGGTCTTGAAGGAATTCTGGCTGCCGATAATGCAGTTGTTATGGCGGTCATGGTTAAACATCTGCCCGTAGAGCAAAGAAAGAAAGCACTCTTTTATGGTCTATTAGGAGCATTTGTATTTAGATTTGCTGCACTATTTC
Coding sequences:
- a CDS encoding efflux RND transporter permease subunit, whose product is MKISDFSIRRPVFTIVTMLLILILGGVSLLRIPLKLIPDLNPPVGVVVTNYPGASPEEVVEKLTKPLEESLSTLPGMKNIQSTSREGSNFILLEFSWTTSIDEIENDVLQRMDQTPLPDGADNPRFLKFDPAQFPIIQFSLREEGKESNLKTLSENLKLELTRVEGVANVNVSGSLQDEVVIELNQQALKDNRLSQSDVINTIRANNVTSPGDTIETDGQTLTTRVMSELQSVDELEKLVLLVNPQNGKKITLGEVATVEKKQQDTNTITRANQESAILFSVLQQSDANTASVSKAFQDELDRLLQQDQYKSIKADILFDQGDYITQAIGNIANSLIIGGAFAMLVLFLFLKNVKSPLIIGVAIPYSVIVTFVLMFFADFALNIMTLGALALGIGMLVDNAIVVIENIYRHLSLGKTPREAASIGAKEVGGAITASTLTTVAVFLPVVFISGLLGELFTEFALTISFSLLASLVVALTVIPMLASRLLKKPKGNLEAKRRRSKSRKTFARSVKWALRHRFIVLFITALTLVAGGFGLTTVGTQFLPPTDEGFFNMRVELENGASVEETNKVVNAIEDRLEKEKDVDVFVSLVGTTQEESFRGSSKGNIAEVYVKMKPLEDRGRSIFTFADEVKPEIEKAAKKVNDSSEISFNLQSTSGSSPQTLTFNLRDTDPNRLDQSVDALFNSLKGMENVSEVTTDQMETVKEVQMKVNRDKALEQGLAPAQIGTLVQDVTRGVLATQMVTETSDVINVLVQYDRNITENLDSLKKLLIPNGQGKYIQLNSVVDFSIEDGPVSIQRIDQQHAVQFTLKYSSSTNLGAISKDVDEKIESLELPNETLVSFSGDRELLEDSIDDMALALGLAIVLVYMVMAAQFESFKYPFVIMFTVPLMVIGVAIALAVTQTPISISAIIGVIVLAGIVVNNAIVIVDYINQRKESGINSFDSIVEAVQDRARPILMTALTTILGLLPLALGLGEGTEINQPMGIAVIGGLISSTLLTIYVIPIVYSFFDKETRRMKRNPEAYGNKE
- a CDS encoding SDR family oxidoreductase, whose product is MKKGKYLITGFPGFLSLNIVEELSSQEKASTIYLLHLDTMTEEAEELAGKLAGNKGTDLILVKGDITQPDLGMSEGKIGEIRETVEYVWHLAAIYDLAVPENLAYKVNVEGTRHVNSFCKTLHQLKRYVYFSTAFVAGTRKGEVYEKELEYPPSFNNFYEKTKYEAEVLVEELKEILPITIIRPGIVKGSSKTGETVKFDGPYFIMNMFKRLSFLPWIPFLGEGNALINIVPVEYVVRASIYLGHEGIGTGKTYHLTDPQPVTVNEVYEQILWHMYKKQPRGRVPLSLSNWALGFRFVRRYLRVEREALDYFTLEGRFNCQYAQEDLRGSHIQCPTLSSQIEKMVEFYLEHSSNEKLHVKIN